Proteins encoded in a region of the Micropterus dolomieu isolate WLL.071019.BEF.003 ecotype Adirondacks linkage group LG09, ASM2129224v1, whole genome shotgun sequence genome:
- the atp6v1c1b gene encoding V-type proton ATPase subunit C 1-B → MTEFWLISAPGEKTCQQTWDKLMVATTRTNNLSDNNKFNIPDLKVGTLDVLVGLSDELAKLDTFVESVVKKVAQYMSDVLEDSRDKVQENLLANGVDLVTYITRFQWDMAKYPIKQSLKNISEIISKQATQIDNDLKARASAYNNLKGNLQNLERKNAGSLLTRSLADIVKKEDFVLDSEYLITMLVVVPKTSYADWQKTYETLSEMVVPRSTKLLFEDHDSGLFSVTLFRKAIDDFKHKARENKFTVRDFQYNEEEMKADKEEMTRLSTDKKKQFGPLVRWLKVNFSEAFIAWIHIKALRVFVESVLRYGLPVNFQAMLLQPNKKNMKKLREVLYDLYKHLDSSAAIIDAAMDIPGLNLSQQEYYPYVYYKIDCNLLEFKV, encoded by the exons ATGACAGAATTCTGGTTGATCTCTGCTCCGGGGGAGAAGACGTGCCAGCAGACGTGGGACAAGCTGATGGTGGCCACCACGCGCACCAACAACCTCTCTGATaacaacaagttcaacatcCCTGATCTCAAG GTCGGAACACTGGATGTCTTAGTGGGTCTGTCGGATGAACTGGCTAAACTTGACACTTTTGTGGAAAG TGTGGTGAAAAAGGTCGCTCAGTACATGTCTGATGTTCTGGAGGACAGCCGAGACAAAGTCCAGGAGAACCTGCTTGCTAACGGAG TTGACCTGGTCACCTACATCACCAGATTTCAGTGGGACATGGCCAAGTATCCAATCAAACAGTCGCTGAAAAACATCTCCGAGATCATCTCCAAG CAAGCGACTCAGATAGACAATGACCTGAAGGCCCGAGCTTCAGCCTACAACAACCTGAAGGGAAACCTGCAGAACTTGGAGAGGAAGAATGc GGGGAGCTTGTTGACCAGGAGTTTGGCTGATATAGTGAAGAAAGAGGACTTTGTACTGGACTCGGAGTACTTGATTACAATGTTGGTGGTAGTCCCAAA GACAAGCTATGCTGACTGGCAGAAGACGTATGAAACCCTGTCAGAAATGGTCGTGCCACGCTCCACTAA GCTGCTGTTTGAAGACCACGACAGCGGCCTGTTCAGCGTCACTCTCTTCAGGAAGGCTATAGATGACTTCAAGCACAAGGCCAGAGAAAACAA GTTTACAGTGCGTGATTTCCAGTATAATGAGGAGGAGATGAAAGCAGACAAAGAAGAGATGACACGTTTGTCCACTGACAAGAAGAAACAGTTT GGGCCTTTGGTACGATGGCTGAAAGTGAATTTCAGCGAAGCCTTCATCGCATGGATCCACATAAAAGCCCTGCGTGTGTTTGTGGAGTCTGTATTGAG ATATGGGCTGCCAGTGAACTTCCAGGCCATGCTGCTGCAGCCCAACAAAAAGAACATGAAGAAGCTGAGGGAGGTGCTGTACGACCTGTACAAACACCTGGACAGCAGCGCTGCGATCATTGAT GCCGCTATGGACATCCCAGGGCTGAACTTGAGCCAGCAGGAGTACTACCCCTATGTTTACTACAAGATCGACTGCAACCTGCTGGAGTTCAAAGTCTAG
- the si:ch211-215i13.3 gene encoding brain and acute leukemia cytoplasmic protein encodes MLFSMGCGGSRADAIIEPRYHESWTRETESTWLTNTDVETSLTVANSKALEASLREKRMVNTGTQCGKQALTSTGSNHQRRPRRSLSDQTTRDSKRRASKDASALSKDGQPVNINNSGDTEPGNVCDER; translated from the exons ATGCTTTTCTCGATGGGTTGCGGAGGGAGTCGGGCGGACGCGATCATCGAGCCGAGGTACCATGAGAGCTGGACCAGGGAAACGGAATCGACGTGGCTTACCAATACGGACGTAGAGACCTCTTTAACAGTAGCAAACA GTAAAGCTCTGGAGGCCAGTCTGAGGGAGAAGAGGATGGTGAACACAGGCACCCAGTGTGGGAAGCAGGCCCTCACATCCACTGGCTCCAACCACCAGAGGAGACCCAGACGCTCCCTCAGTGAT CAAACCACCCGTGACTCCAAAAGGAGGGCATCAAAGGACGCCAGTGCTTTGTCTAAGGATGGGCAGCCTGTCAATATCAACAACAGTGGAGACACTGAACCTGGGAACGTGTGTGACGAAAGATGA